From the genome of Deinococcus sp. JMULE3, one region includes:
- a CDS encoding DinB family protein translates to MTPPSPGAVTAYLAEQFRSELEMFRAALEQTPGDAFHTPRLGHSPAWHALHIAEWLRLMVLDDRTPTYHHLGWEDNARVQALGTQPAPVRESDPREQILAALIETGAQVVAWLEQADDSALDGEVFSAATPSGTRPRRLALGMQLRHIGYHRGQLNLLLKA, encoded by the coding sequence GTGACCCCCCCGTCGCCCGGCGCCGTGACGGCCTACCTGGCCGAGCAGTTCCGCAGCGAACTGGAGATGTTCCGCGCCGCGCTGGAGCAGACGCCGGGCGACGCCTTCCACACGCCCCGCCTGGGCCACAGCCCCGCGTGGCACGCGCTGCACATCGCCGAGTGGCTGCGCCTGATGGTGCTGGACGACCGCACGCCGACCTACCACCACCTGGGGTGGGAGGACAACGCCCGCGTGCAGGCCCTCGGCACCCAGCCTGCCCCCGTCCGCGAGAGCGACCCGCGCGAACAGATCCTGGCCGCGCTGATTGAGACCGGCGCGCAGGTCGTCGCGTGGCTGGAACAGGCCGACGACAGCGCCCTGGACGGCGAGGTCTTCAGCGCCGCCACCCCCAGCGGCACCCGCCCCCGCCGCCTCGCCCTCGGCATGCAGCTGCGCCACATCGGCTACCACCGCGGCCAGCTGAACCTCCTGCTGAAGGCCTGA
- the purL gene encoding phosphoribosylformylglycinamidine synthase subunit PurL → MTQAATLRDRAGTFGLSTEEFDLLVSRIGREPNALEAAIVGAMWSEHCGYKNSRPLFRHFPTTGPQVLQGPGENAGVVDIGDGWGVAFKMESHNHPSAVEPVQGAATGVGGILRDIFAMGARPFAVLDSLRFGNPDSPRTRFLLNGVVEGIAHYGNAIGVPTVGGEVTFHPSYQENPLVNVMALGLLRHEDLAKGTMGEVGNTIVYVGSKTGRDGLGGAVFASADLSNASQADRPAVQVGDPFMEKLLLEATLEAIQAGVVAGVQDMGAAGLVSSTCEMAYRAGLGITMDLDLVPTREDGMVPMELCLSESQERMILVPVPGKEQDLLDLLAKWELDVVTIGQVEEHTNYRLTWRGEVVCDLPVDLLNEAPKYTREGIESDEIKAKRERDLSGVPVPGDLGAVLTDLLSHPTIASKRPIYQRFDHQVMTNTVVVPGAADAAVMRVKGSPMGVAATSDCNPRFVYLDPYTGAAAAVAEAARNLACVGATPLAITDNLNFGNPHRPEVYYQLERAVHGIADACRALNTPVTGGNVSLYNQYTEGDERVAIHPTPTIGMVGVLPDVTKRATLDLKGAGHTLYLIGEHADSIGASQYLETVHGLEAGHVPTLDLTREQAVIDATLHLIRAGLTDTAHDCAEGGLAVALSEMAIAGNTGLTVTLDAPTTTRPDALLYGEAHARILIATPDDTGTEAALKAQGVPFTRLGTTGGDTVTIALPTHHIHLSVTLSALTHAHTTPLAEILG, encoded by the coding sequence ATGACGCAAGCCGCCACCCTCCGCGACCGTGCGGGCACGTTTGGCCTGTCCACCGAAGAATTCGACCTGCTCGTCTCGCGTATCGGCCGGGAGCCGAATGCACTGGAGGCCGCCATCGTGGGGGCCATGTGGAGCGAGCACTGTGGGTACAAGAACAGCCGTCCGCTGTTCCGTCACTTCCCCACGACGGGGCCGCAGGTGCTGCAGGGTCCCGGTGAGAACGCGGGCGTGGTGGATATCGGGGACGGGTGGGGCGTGGCGTTCAAGATGGAAAGCCACAACCACCCGTCGGCGGTGGAGCCGGTGCAGGGCGCGGCGACGGGCGTGGGCGGCATCCTGCGCGACATCTTCGCGATGGGCGCCCGTCCGTTCGCGGTGCTGGACTCCCTGCGATTCGGGAACCCGGACAGCCCCCGCACGCGCTTCCTGCTGAACGGCGTGGTCGAGGGCATCGCGCACTACGGCAACGCGATCGGCGTGCCGACGGTGGGCGGCGAGGTGACCTTCCACCCCAGTTACCAGGAGAACCCGCTGGTGAACGTGATGGCGCTGGGCCTGCTGCGCCACGAGGATCTGGCGAAGGGGACGATGGGCGAGGTCGGGAACACCATCGTGTACGTCGGGTCCAAGACCGGCCGGGACGGGCTGGGTGGCGCGGTGTTCGCGTCCGCCGACCTCAGCAATGCCAGTCAGGCGGACCGCCCGGCGGTGCAGGTGGGCGACCCGTTCATGGAGAAACTGCTGCTGGAGGCGACGCTGGAGGCCATCCAGGCGGGCGTCGTGGCGGGCGTGCAGGACATGGGCGCGGCCGGACTGGTGAGCAGCACCTGCGAGATGGCGTACCGCGCCGGGCTGGGCATCACCATGGACCTGGATCTGGTCCCCACCCGCGAGGACGGCATGGTGCCCATGGAACTGTGCCTGAGCGAGTCGCAGGAGCGCATGATCCTCGTGCCCGTCCCCGGCAAGGAGCAGGACCTGCTGGACCTGCTCGCCAAGTGGGAACTGGATGTCGTGACCATCGGCCAGGTGGAGGAGCACACGAACTACCGCCTGACGTGGCGCGGCGAGGTCGTCTGCGACCTTCCCGTGGACCTGCTGAACGAGGCGCCCAAATACACCCGCGAGGGCATCGAATCCGACGAGATCAAAGCCAAGCGCGAACGTGACCTGAGCGGCGTGCCCGTCCCCGGCGACCTCGGCGCGGTCCTCACCGACCTGCTGAGTCACCCGACGATTGCCAGCAAGCGCCCCATCTACCAGCGGTTCGACCATCAGGTCATGACGAACACCGTCGTCGTGCCCGGCGCCGCCGACGCCGCCGTCATGCGCGTCAAGGGCAGCCCCATGGGCGTCGCCGCGACCAGCGACTGCAACCCGCGCTTCGTGTACCTCGACCCGTACACCGGGGCCGCCGCCGCCGTCGCCGAGGCCGCCCGCAACCTCGCCTGCGTGGGTGCCACCCCGCTGGCGATCACGGACAACCTCAACTTCGGGAACCCCCACCGGCCCGAGGTGTACTACCAGCTGGAACGCGCCGTGCACGGCATCGCCGACGCCTGCCGCGCCCTGAACACCCCCGTCACGGGCGGCAACGTCAGCCTGTACAACCAGTACACCGAAGGGGACGAACGCGTCGCCATCCACCCCACCCCCACCATCGGCATGGTCGGCGTCCTGCCCGACGTGACCAAACGCGCCACCCTGGACCTCAAGGGCGCCGGGCACACCCTGTACCTGATCGGCGAGCACGCCGACAGCATCGGCGCGAGCCAGTACCTCGAAACCGTCCACGGCCTCGAAGCCGGACACGTCCCCACCCTGGACCTGACCCGCGAACAGGCCGTCATCGACGCCACGCTGCATCTGATCCGCGCGGGCCTGACCGACACCGCGCACGACTGCGCCGAAGGCGGCCTCGCCGTCGCCCTGAGTGAAATGGCCATCGCCGGGAACACCGGCCTGACCGTCACCCTCGACGCGCCCACCACCACCCGCCCCGACGCCCTCCTGTACGGCGAAGCGCACGCCCGCATCCTCATCGCCACCCCCGACGACACCGGCACCGAAGCGGCCCTCAAGGCCCAGGGCGTCCCCTTCACCCGCCTCGGCACCACCGGCGGCGACACCGTCACCATTGCCCTCCCCACCCACCACATACACTTGAGCGTGACCCTCAGCGCCCTCACCCACGCCCACACCACCCCCCTCGCGGAGATCCTGGGATGA
- the purQ gene encoding phosphoribosylformylglycinamidine synthase subunit PurQ gives MKTAVIQFPGSNCDGDALHAAQLLLDQDAQFVWHTEAGLPQGTELVFLPGGFSYGDHLRSGAIAARSPIMQAVKAHAERGGFVLGVCNGFQVLTESGLLPGALSRNRDLHFLCRPVHLRVENTSTAFTGAYTKGQVIEVPIAHGEGNYYADPETVARLEGEGQVVFRYTDNPNGSLNDIAGIVSARGNVLGMMPHPERAVEALLGSEDGRGLFDSLKGALVSR, from the coding sequence AGCTGCTCCTTGATCAGGACGCGCAGTTCGTGTGGCACACCGAGGCCGGACTCCCGCAGGGCACGGAGCTGGTGTTCCTGCCCGGCGGGTTCAGTTACGGCGATCACCTGCGCAGCGGCGCGATTGCCGCGCGCAGCCCGATCATGCAGGCCGTCAAGGCGCACGCCGAACGCGGCGGGTTCGTGCTGGGCGTCTGCAACGGCTTCCAGGTGCTGACCGAGTCCGGCCTGCTACCCGGCGCCCTGAGCCGCAACCGGGACCTGCACTTCCTGTGCCGCCCCGTGCACCTGCGCGTCGAGAACACCAGCACCGCGTTTACCGGCGCGTACACGAAGGGGCAGGTCATCGAGGTGCCCATCGCGCACGGCGAGGGCAACTACTACGCCGACCCCGAGACGGTCGCGCGGCTGGAAGGTGAGGGGCAGGTCGTGTTCCGGTACACCGACAACCCGAACGGCAGCCTGAACGACATCGCCGGGATCGTCAGCGCGCGCGGAAACGTGCTCGGCATGATGCCCCACCCCGAGCGGGCCGTGGAGGCCCTGCTGGGCAGCGAGGACGGGCGGGGTCTGTTCGACAGCCTGAAGGGCGCGCTGGTGTCCCGGTGA
- a CDS encoding DinB family protein — MTDPRQPLMTQPLSTQSLIVQLLDAEFTAFEAALHACPDALFGQAPRVGHRVAWHALHVMDWTRATIQPGLTGPDPAHTFGYLGFEDTDWARAAHGPTLAEETDAPALIRAAVSGVFNAARRDLRAAPAGRFDPDATFQMFHKRRDVTGSVTYHLRHTAYHRGQIALVTKELQ; from the coding sequence ATGACCGATCCGCGCCAGCCCCTGATGACACAGCCCCTGTCCACGCAGTCCCTGATCGTGCAGCTGCTCGACGCCGAGTTCACGGCGTTCGAGGCGGCGCTGCACGCCTGCCCGGACGCCCTGTTCGGCCAGGCGCCGCGCGTCGGGCACCGGGTCGCGTGGCATGCGCTGCACGTCATGGACTGGACGCGGGCCACCATCCAGCCCGGCCTGACCGGCCCTGACCCGGCCCACACCTTCGGGTACCTGGGCTTCGAGGACACCGACTGGGCACGCGCCGCGCACGGCCCGACCCTGGCCGAGGAGACCGACGCGCCCGCCCTGATCCGCGCCGCCGTGAGTGGCGTGTTCAACGCGGCGCGGCGGGACCTGCGGGCCGCCCCAGCCGGGCGGTTCGATCCGGACGCGACGTTCCAGATGTTTCACAAACGGCGGGATGTGACCGGCAGTGTCACGTACCACCTTCGCCACACCGCCTACCACCGGGGCCAGATCGCCCTGGTCACCAAGGAGCTTCAATGA